The following is a genomic window from Thermogemmata fonticola.
GCTTTCGGTCCACCTGTCGGATTTCCCCCTAAGAAGGCCAAGTAGTAGAGGAAGGTGCTGCGCCAAAACACTCTGACACATGTAGGGATAGAGTGAATGCGCGACAGTTCTACGATATATGGAAAATTTGCAGAGAATATTGGTCCAGAGAAGAATCCCTTACAAGATGCGATATTCTGGAGGATTCATTATGAAACGCTGGCGGTTCATAATTGGATGTTGTATTATTTTAATGGTTATATTGATACTTGGAATGTCGGTATTTGTTCGTGTAAAAATGCAAGAGCACATTATTGGAATGAAGGCAGCTATTTGCTCGGCATCCATGCGCAGGATTGGCAGGGCGATGGAGTGTTATCATGATAAATATGGACATTTACCCCCGGCATATGTTGTTGGTCCTGATGGGAAACCAGCCCATAGTTGGCGAGTCCTGTTGCTCGAGTTCCTGGAGCCAGAATTATATCATGAATACCGATTTGACGAGCCGTGGGACGGACCGAATAATCGGAGGCTTGCAGACAAGATGCCCTTCTATTATGCTTGTCCAGCCGATTCCAAGGCAAAGAGGAAGCGACAGACGAATTACTT
Proteins encoded in this region:
- a CDS encoding DUF1559 family PulG-like putative transporter, with amino-acid sequence MKRWRFIIGCCIILMVILILGMSVFVRVKMQEHIIGMKAAICSASMRRIGRAMECYHDKYGHLPPAYVVGPDGKPAHSWRVLLLEFLEPELYHEYRFDEPWDGPNNRRLADKMPFYYACPADSKAKRKRQTNYFVVVGPGTVFPGAQTVKLSDIQRPHEETILIVEAVGLGVHWMEPRDLDWETLSVEVNDPTRPSISSKHNRYGPFVCTIGRGSFRINELSPERVREMLLIAK